Genomic window (Kangiella profundi):
CCTCGCTTCCTTATAGTCAATGATAGGCTGTGGATAACCCAACTTTTCTCTCTGCTCACGACTTGGGAAGTGAATATCTTTATCACTTAAACTTTCAAGTTCAGGTATCAATTTACGTATGAACTTTCCTTCAGGGTCAAATCGTTGAGACTGAGTTATTGGACTCATGATTCTAAAATAAGGCGCCCCGTCCGCACCCGTAGATGAACACCACTGCCAGCCGCCATTATTTGATGCAAAATCCCCATCTATCAAATGTCGCATAAAGAAAGCTTCGCCTTGCCGCCAATCTATCAGACATAATTTATTCAGGAACATGGCAACATTCATTCTTAAACGATTATGCATCCAGCCTGTTTGCAGTAGCTGGCGCATTGCCGCATCAATCAATGGAAATCCGGTTTTGCCCTGTGACCACAAGTTAAATAGTTCCTGCTCACCATTCCATACTTCCTTGGCATCACTTTTGAATACTTTGTGCTTACTTATATCAGGATTATCAATAATTATTTGTCGGTAAAATTCGCGCCAGATGATTTCTGAGAGCCAGGTATCTTTATAAAATGCTTCTTCATCACCATCATGCCATTCCAGCAGGCTGCTGATACATTGTTTTGCCGAAATCGCTCCCACTGCCAGATAAGGCGACAGCATACTCGTTCCCTTAATAGCAGGGATATCCCTTCGCTCTTTATAATAACCGGCCTTTGGCAAGAACTCCTTTAGCTTTTCCTGAGCTGCCTGTTCTCCAGCAGGCCATAAATCATCACGGTAATCCTGCGCGAAATCAAAATCATTTTGCTTATCAATTTTTAAGTCCTGCTTTTCAGGTAATAGCAAGGGTGAAGTACCCTGTGTTTTATGAAATGCAATCCAGGCTTTTTTGTACGGTGTGAAAACTTTATAAGGCTCGCCTTGGCCGGTAGAAACACTGTTTGGTGGAATGATAATATCGCCGTCAAAACGTTTTACTTCAAATCCTTTTTCCACAAGTCTTTTTTCAGCCAGCTTGTCACGGTTTGCCTCGTTTAGTGGATATTCATTATTAAAGTAAATTCCCTTGGCATTGAACTGCTTGGCTAATTGTTCTAATTTCTCAACTGATTCAGCATAATCACTAACTTTAAAACTATGTAGTGGTATGTTGAGCTGATTCAGTTGCTTCCTTAACTCTTTGACGGTGTCATTGATAAAACCAATCTTGCAGGCTGCATCATCATGAGACTTACGCTGTTGCACAGCTTCCAGATAAATACCAATAACAGTGCCCTGTTCGGCGGCATAAAAAAGAGCAGGGTTATCGCCTACTCTTAAATCATTCCGAAACCATACAAGATTTATTTCTTTGCTCATAAACTCACTAATATTAAAGTTTGTTTTACAGGTAATTTCTTAATCCTAGCTCTAAAGGATGCGGGTCAAGATAGGCCTGCTGTTTGATATAGTCTGAACCAAACTGGGTTAAGTAATGATTAATCAAAGTTACAGGAACAACCAAGGTTACGATTCCTTTGCGATATTGTTCGATAACTTTTACCAATTCCTGCTTGGCAGCGGAAGTCAGATCCCGCTTTAAATAGCCTAGTATGTGGTAGAGCACGTTAGTGTGCGACTTACTCGAAGCAATTTTCTTGAGCGTCAGCATTAATTTATCTTCATATTCGCGCAACAGTTTCGCCAACTCTTTTTGCTCTGTATTGGCAACCAATCTACCGAGTTCTTTGTAAGCCTGATAACTATGGGCCATGACCAGATACTTGTATCGGCTGTGGAAATCGATCAGCTTCTTCATGCTCGGATCACTCATTACCGATTGCTTCCAGTCATGATAAGCAAATACTCTGGTAATGAAATTTTCACGCAGTCTAGGGTCCTGTAATCGACCTTCTTCTTCAACTGGTAAATTTGGATGTAACTTCATAATTTCGTCAATATAGACTCCACGAAAAGACTCACCGGCCGGGTTGCCATTTTCATGATAGACCTTAACTCTTTCCATGCCACAACTTGGAGAGTTACGGATGACAATGTAACCACAGGCATCCTGAATTCTCGGCATGGTTTTATGGGCATACTCACGTAACTCATCAGTTACATCCAGGCTATGATCATCTACTTTTTTGACACGAATGTCTTCGCCGACACGAACAAGGTGAATGGGTGGTCTTGGTGTTGGCAGTCCGATCCCCATTTCAGGACAAACAGGGGTATACTCAAACCAGTCGCTGAGTACATTCAAGCAGTATTTTGATTGCTTATGGCCGCCATCAAATCGAACCTTATTTCCAAGCAGACACGAGCTAATAGCTATCTTAATCTTGTTCATTTTTAAATTATTGTTAACTCCGTGTGAAAAGCTCGTGAAAAACTCAATTTCCTCCACGCATTTTTCACAAGCTCAAATTTATTTTTATCCCTTCATGATGCTAACAGGAGAGATTGCCATGAAGTTGAAACACCTTTTAATCCCTTTTTTAGTTTTACCTTTGATTGCTTGTGATGACGATGATGACAACAATATTTTTGAAGAATTACAACCACAGAGCTTCATGGTTCAGGTTGTTCACGCCTCACAAGACTCACCTAACGTTAATGTTCTTGTAAACGGCTCTGAAACACTATCTGATGTTGCCTATAAAGATGCTTCCGGCCGTATTACATTGGATGAAGGAACCTACTCACTACAAGTGGATGGGCTCACTCCCGGTGGCGATGTAACCGTTATTGGTCCTGTGGATGTCAGCTTCGCTCCCGATCAGTTATACACCGTATTGGCGGTAAATCAAACCGCTTCAATTGAGCCTCTTATAGTAAGCCAGCCTGACTTCACACCTGCTGATGGTGAGCTAACCGTGCAGGTCATTCATGCTGCATCGAATGCCCCAACGGTTGATGTTTATCTTACTGCTCCAGGTGCTGATATTTCCGGTGTGGCTCCTACTACTACTTTGAGCTTTAAGGACACTTTATCGGCCACCGACATTCCAGCCGGCGATTACCAGATTCGTGTAACCCCAACTGGCGAGAGCACTGTAGTATTCGATAGCGGCACGGTTAGTCTACCAGCTGGTGTATTGCTCAATGTTGCAGCTGTAGCCAACACCACCACTGGCGATAGTCCTATCAGCTTATTGGCTATAACCGATGATGGCGCCACGGAAATTCTAGACGTCAATACACCCGCAGATTTCCGAGTATTCCACGTCTCGGCAGACGCACCCAATGTTGATGTAGTTGTAAATGATGACTTTGCTAATCCCGTTGTTACCGATTTAGCCTTCCCTGATTTTACCGGTTACTTATCTGTTCCAGCAGTCACTTACAATGCAAAGGTTGTTCCAACAGGTGCAAACTCACCGGTTGTTATTGATGCCGATCTGGCTTTAGAAGCAGGTGCTTCCTATTCAGTGTTAGCGGTGAATGATTTGGCTAATATTGAGCCTCTTGTTCTTGCAGACACTCGTCGCGCTATCTCAACTGAAGCTCAGCTGCGAATTGTGCATGGTTCCCCAGCAGCAGGTGCGGTAGATATTTACCTGGTAGCTCCAGGCACTGATATAAATGATGTTGAACCAGCCTTAAGCAATGTTCCATTTAAAGCTGAAACGGGTTATCTATCAGTGGCCGGTGGTGACTATGATGTTGTCGTTACTGCAACTGGCAGCAAAACTGCAGCCATAGGCCCAGCAGCTGTTACATTGTCTAACGGTGGTATCTACATCATTATTGCTCGTGACAATGTAGGCGGCGGAGCACCACTAAATGTTATCCTTGCCGATGACTTTGTTGCTCCATAGGTCATAATTTCAGTACCAAAAAAAGGCCTCTATTGAGGCCTTTTTTCATCTTGCTGTCTTAAACACTATTAGATATACAAAACCTCAGCGATTTCATATTCAACGCTCCCTTTTGGAGTTTGAATATTTGCAATATCGCCTTCTTCCTTGCCAATTAATCCACGAGCAATCGGTGAATTCACTGACAATTTGTTTTGTTTGATATCTGCTTCATCATCGCCAACAATTTTGTACTGAACTTCATCAGCATTGTTATCATCTAAATTGATTAAGATAACAGTGGAACCAAAGATCACCTTACCATTGTTGGTCATTTTCTTAACGTCAACAATCTGAGCATTTGAAAGCTTGGCTTCAATCTCTTGAATGCGACCCTCGATGAAACCCTGCTGTTCGCGCGCTGCATGGTATTCTGCATTTTCTTTCAGGTCACCATGCTCACGTGCTTCAGCGATGGCCGCAACAACTTGCGGCCTTTTCACTTTTTTCAGTTCATTTAACTCAGCCTGAAGGGCTTCAGCACCTTCGACTGTCATAGGTACTCGATTCATCGTTCATCTACCTGCGTGTGTAGTTCTTGTACTGAGTGAATCTGGCCGCGACCATTCTCTTTCATCGCTGCGCAGGATGCCACTGCACCAGCCAATGTCGTCGTGTATGGCACCTTATATTGTAGGGCACTACGACGAATCAGGAATGAGTCCGCAATGGCCTGCTTACCTTCAGTAGTATTAATGATGTAATCCACTTCACCGTTTTTGATGTAGTCAACAATGTGTGGACGACCTTCAAACATCTTGTTGATGCGTTGACATGGAATGCCCGCTTCGCGAATCGCACGAGCAGTACCGCCAGTTGCCAACAACTCGAAACCCTGTTCAGCCAACGAACGGGCCACAGCTGGCAATCCAACTCTATCGGCTTCCCGGACACTGATGATAACCTGACCAGAATCCGGAACTGCCTGACCGCCACCCAGTTTAGCTTTATAGAAAGCATCTCCGAATGTTTTGCCAACACCCATAGCTTCACCGGTTGATTTCATCTCTGGGCCAAGAATTGGGTCAGAACCCGGGAACTTGTTGAATGGGAAGACTGGTTCTTTTACCGAGAAATAACGTGGAATAATTTCTTTGGTGTAACCAGTTTCGGCAAGAGTCTTACCAGCCATAACTGAAGCTGCAACTTTGGCCATTGGCGTCCCAGTTGCCTTCGAGACAAATGGTACTGTACGTGAAGCACGTGGATTCACCTCAAGAATGAAGATTCTTTCACCCTGAATAGCAAACTGTGCATTCATCAATCCGCGAACTTTAAGTTCTTTAGCCATTACCAACATCTGGCGACGCAATTCATCCTGAACTTCTTTGCTCAGACTAAATGGCGGAATCGAACATGCAGAGTCGCCCGAGTGGACACCCGCCTGCTCAATATGCTCCATGATACCGCCAATCAGGATATTCTCACCGTCAAAGATAGCATCAACATCTACCTCAATGGCATCATCAAGGAACCGATCCAACAGTACTGGTGACTCATTTGAAACGCTTACTGCATCATTCATGTAACGACGCAGCTCTTCCTCGTTATAAACGATTTCCATGGCCCGGCCACCGAGTACGTATGAAGGACGCACCACTAATGGATAACCGATTTCTTCAGCCAGACGAACACCTTCTTCCATGTTGCGAGCAGTACGGTTTGGTGGCTGCAATAAACCTAGACGGTTGATCGCACGCTGGAAACGTTCACGGTCTTCGGCGCGGTCAATTGCATCAGGTGATGTACCGATAATTGGTACTCCAGCCGCTTCCAGATCGCGAGCTAGTTTCAATGGTGTCTGACCACCATAATGTACAATCACGCCCTTTGGCTTTTCGATATCAACGATAGCCAATACGTCTTCAAGCGTTAATGGCTCAAAGTATAATCGGTCCGATGTATCGTAATCGGTTGATACGGTTTCAGGGTTACAGTTAACCATAATAGTTTCATAACCGTCATCGCGCATGGCGAAAGCGGCATGCACACAGCAATAGTCAAACTCAATACCTTGACCGATACGGTTAGGTCCACCACCTAGAATCATGATTTTTTCACGATCCGTTGGGTTAGCTTCACACTCTTCTTCGTAGGTTGAATACATGTAGGCAGTGCTGGTTGCAAACTCAGCCGCACAGGTATCAACTCGTTTAAAGACAGGCAGAACGCCTAATTCTTTACGCAGTTTACGGATTTCTTTTTCACTGGTCGCGAAGATGTCGGCCAAACGCTGATCCGAGAAACCTCTGCGCTTAATCTGGCGCATCAAGTCTGCGTTTAATTCAGAGAATGACTTATCTTTAAGATTCTCTTCGATATGAATAATTTCCTGTATCTGAATCAGGAACCATTTGTCGATTCCAGTCAGTTCGAAAACTTCATCCAGTGACCAGCCTTTGCGGAATGCATCGCCGATGTACCAGATACGATCAGAACCAGGTACACGCAAGTTTTGACGCAAGGTATCAACCCAGCTTTCATCATCTTCCGCCAACTTAGGTTCAAAACCAGAAGAGCCCACTTCAAGGCCACGCAATGCTTTCTGTAGTGACTCCTGGAAATTACGACCTATCGCCATTACCTCACCCACAGATTTCATCTGTGTGGTTAGCGTCTTGTCTACGTTCGGGAATTTCTCGAAGTTAAAGCGTGGAATTTTAGTAACAACATAGTCGATGCTTGGTTCGAAAGACGCAGGCGTCTTGCCGCCAGTAATTTCGTTCTGCAACTCATCAAGGGTATAACCCACAGCGAGTTTTGCAGCAACTTTTGCAATTGGGAAACCAGTTGCTTTTGAGGCCAGCGCCGATGAACGCGATACACGCGGGTTCATCTCAATGATTGTCATGCGACCATTTTCAGGGTTAATCGCAAACTGTACGTTTGAACCACCCGTCTCAACACCAATTTCACGCAATACTGCCAACGACGCATCACGCATACGCTGATATTCTTTATCGGTCAAAGTCTGTGCCGGTGCAACAGTAATTGAGTCACCGGTATGAACACCCATAGGGTCAAAGTTCTCAATAGAACAGATGATGATGCAGTTGTCGTTCTTGTCACGAACAACTTCCATCTCATATTCTTTCCAACCGATTAACGACTCGTCAATCAACAGCTCATTAGTTGGTGACAAGTCCAATCCGCGTAAACAGATTTCTTCAAACTCTTCTTTGTTGTAGGCGATACCGCCACCGGTTCCGCCCATGGTAAATGAAGGACGAATGATACAAGGGAAACCAACTTCTTTTTGCACTTCCCAGGCATCTTTCAAGCTGTGAGCCACCTGCTGACGAGGCTGATCCAGACCAATTTTCGACATGGCTTTGGCAAACAGTTCACGGTCTTCCGCTTTATCGATGGCTTCACGAGTTGCACCGATCATTTCAACGCCGTGGATTTCGAGTACGCCACGCGACGCCAGATCCAATGCACAGTTCAATGCAGTCTGGCCACCCATGGTTGGCAAAATCGCATCAGGTTTTTCTTTCTCAATAATCTTTGCAACCACTTCCCACTGAATTGGCTCAATGTAGGTCACATCCGCCATATTCGGGTCAGTCATAATGGTTGCCGGGTTAGAGTTGACCAGAATAACTCGGTAACCCTCTTCACGCAGTGCCTTACAGGCTTGTGCGCCGGAATAATCGAATTCACAGGCCTGGCCAATAATGATTGGGCCAGCGCCTAAAATCAGAATACTTTCTATGTCAGTACGTTTTGGCATGTCTCAATCGTCTCCTAAGCTTTGTGTTGTTCCATCAATTCAATGAAGTGGTCGAACAATGGTGCAGCATCGTGTGGACCGGGACTTGCTTCAGGGTGACCCTGGAAGCTAAACGCAGGCTTATCCGTGCGGTGGATACCCTGCAGGGTGCCATCGAATAGGGAACGATGAGTTGCTTTAAGGTTATCAGGTAGCGACTTTTCATCCGCCGCAAAACCGTGATTCTGACTGGTAATCATAACCGTACCATCTTCAACATTTTGTACCGGATGGTTGGCGCCATGATGACCGAATTTCATTTTTGCTGTCTTGCCGCCACTGGCCAGTGCCAATAGCTGGTGGCCAAGGCAGATACCAAATACAGGAATGTTAGTTTCCAGAATTTTCTGAATGGCTTTAATGGCGTAATCACATGGCTCCGGGTCACCCGGACCATTAGAAAGGAAGACACCATCAGGATTCATCGCCAAAACTTCACTGGCTGGAGTTTGTGCCGGAACAACGGTTAAATCACATCCGCGTTCAACCAACATTCTCAAGATATTGTGCTTGGCACCATAGTCATAGGCGACGACCTTGAACTTCGCTTCCTTAAGCTTGCCGTAGCCTTCTTCAAGAGACCAGGTGCTGTCTTGCCACTGATACGTTTCTTTGGTTGAAACGACTTTAGCCAAGTCCATTCCCTTCAAACCCGGGAACTCTTTAGCCAGTTCCAATGCTTTATCAGCATCGGGAGCTTCACCTGCAATGATACAGCCACTCAAGGCACCTTTATCACGTAGAATTCGGGTTAAGCGACGGGTATCGATATCGGCAATGCCAACTTTCTTATGACGCTTCAGATAATCCGACAAAGACTCTTCGCTGCGATAGTTGCTATGAAGTAATGGAAGATCACGAATAATTAATGCTTCAGCCCAAATATTGGTCGATTCAACATCTTCGGAATTAGCACCGGTATTACCGATGTGGGGGTAAGTGAGGGTTACCATCTGCTTGGCGTAGGAAGGGTCAGTTAGAATTTCCTGATATCCTGTCATGGCGGTATTAAAAACCACCTCGCCTACTGCATGTCCTTCGTAACCAATTGAAACTCCATGAAAAACACTACCATCTTCAAGAACTAAAATGGCGGGCTGCTGGGCGGGTCTTAGCAGCAGTTGAGACTCTTGTTCTAACAAAGAAACCTCCATTTTTTTTGGGCGCAAAAAATTTGGGCTCAGAAATATGAGTCCAGCAAATTGTTTACTTGGTGAAATTTTGGCAAATTCCGCACATTATAGTGGAATTGGGTGGGCAAGTCTATTTAAGTGGACTTTAGTTGCTAGAGATCGAAATGTTAAATCTGAGTCGTTCTCACGACCTTTTTTTGCGGGAATAATCTATCTAAGGCTATATCTATACAGTGCGAAGCACTGGAGAATCAAATAACAAATACCTAAAAAGAAAAAGGGCGGATAAACCGCCCATTTTCAGTTGGCCTCATGCCCCTTAGGTGCTCCCTGCTACTTCCTTGTGTCACCATGTCCTTCGGTTGGATTTCCTTGCGTGCGTCCCTTGCACACTTGTTAATCTACTCTTTTTTTTAGCAATAACAACAAGGCCTGACGTGATGTCAGGCCTGCATTGCAATAAAAATTCTAATTAAATCAAACAACTAGGTAAATTCTGTAGCGTAAAAAGCACATTTTCTGACCCATTTTACGGTGCAGGATTACAGATCCTTGAGATATCTCGCACAAACCATATGGACGATCTCTTAACCGTAATGCACATCTGATTGAGTGTTTTTTGAACAACCCGACTTATCTAGTCTTTTAAGCCAAGAACATCCTGCATATCGTAGAGCCCAGCGGGCTTTCCGAGCAGCCATTTGGCCGCTTCAATCGCCCCTTGAGCAAAACATTGTCGGGTCTGCGCCTCATGTCGTAATGTTACCAGCTCACCATTTAAAGCAAACACCACCTCATGCGTTCCAACAATGTCACCAGCGCGCATTACAGAAAATCCGATCGCACCTGATTCACGTTCACCAATGCCATGCCTCGCCCATTCAGCGACATCATTTAAGTCCTGACCTTTGGTATCTGCAACGGCTTCACCTAAAGCTAAAGCAGTGCCCGATGGCGAATCCTTCTTATGTTTATGGTGCGACTCAAAAATTTCGATGTCAGCCTTATCGCCGAGTAATTGAGTCGCCTGTTTGACTAAACCCAATAAACTATTGACGCCGACACTGTAATTGGCGGCAAACACAATCGGAATGCTTTTTGCTGCTTCGCTAATGGCAGCCTTTTGTTGCTCGCTAAAGCCTGTGGTTCCTATGACTACGGGTGAGTTGGCACTTACTGCATGAGATAAGGTTTCAATTGAGTGGTCAGGCAGGCTGAAATCAATCAACACTTTCCGCTCATTCAAAGTTACAGACAAGCCATCACCAACAAACACTCCTTGCGGCTCCTTGCCCACCAGATAACCAATATCAGTACCCAGTTTTTTATGTTGCTCACGGGCCATTGCACCCACGATCTCAATCTGGCTATCGTCAATAGCGGCTTTTAACAACTCCTGTCCCATTCTTCCGGTGCAGGCGTTAATTACAATCGGTGTCATTTCATCTTATTCCTGTTACGAATCTGTCGGTTATTCTAAAGCGCCTTCTGCTTCGAGTGTCTCGGCTATTTGTTCGGCCAATAGCCGGTAGCCCTGCGCATTTAAATGGATCTGATCGGACTTATATTTCGATGTTTTCAGCAAGTCTGACAGTTCGCCTCGCATGTAGGCAAGTTGATATTCTTCAGCTAATTCATCATACAAATCAGCCACCGCAGAAAACAGGTTTTTCTCGGGTACGCCGATTAAAAGCACCTGTACATTTCTTTGATTAGCAATATCGATCATATTAGCCAGGTTCTGCTTGGTCTGGATCTGGCTATGATTACGCAAAATATCATTACCGCCTTCCAACAAAATCACCAGCTCAGGATTGTGCTGTTCAAGAACGTCTTCGAAACGCGCCAGCCCACGGTCGGTGGTTTCTCCTGAAATTCCCGCATTAATGACATTAAGGCCTGTAATCTGTGCTAACTGACTAGGGTAGCTGGCACTTCTTGATGCACCGACACCTTCGGTCAAGCTGTCACCAAAGGCAACAATGGTTGCCCCGGAACTTAAAGGCTTTAACTTGGGATCGCTGCAGGCGCTTAACAGCAGCCCTGCAATCAATACAGCAAGTATTAATAGGTATTGCTTCAACAACTTCATCAAGCTGCGTCTCTTTTCTTAAGCAATTTAATGAACCATACCACCAGCAACGAGAAGGATATGGCGCCCAGAATCATCGCCATCACATCACTACCGATCCAGCCGGTACCTATACCGTCCGGCTTTTTACCTTCAATGAAGGCCATTGCCGCAATAGCAACACCCAGCAGTCCTTCGCCACCAACAAAGCCACTGCCCAGCAATATGCCTTTTTCACGACGGCTTTCTTTTTCATCATCACGTTTGGTTTTCGATTCAACCCAATGACGAATCAGACCACCAATGAGAATTGGCGTCATGGTAGATAGCGGCAAATAGACGCCTACCGCAAACGGCAGTGATGGTACTTTTACCAGCTCACAAACAATAGCGATACCAACACCAATGACCACTAGCAACCAGGGCAGGTTCTGTTCTAACACACCATCAATTACCAGCTTCATCAATGTTGCCTGAGGCGCTGGCAATTCCTTGCTGCCAAAACCAAAAGTTTCGGCCAGCAATAGAACCGACAGACAGACGAATGTTGCCGAAGTCAGTACACCGATTAGCTCCGCCATCTGTTGTTTACGTGGAGTTGCACCCAACAGATAACCACTCTTCAGATCCTGTGAGGTATCACCCGAAATTGATGCCGCAATCGCCACCACACAACCCACAATTAATGTGGCAGCCTTACCGCTGGTATCGGTCCAGCCCATTGCCAGGAATATAGTTGCCGTTCCCAGCAAGGCGGCAATGGTCATGCCAGAGGTTGGATTGGACGTTACACCCACCAAGCCCACGATGCGTGATGCTACGGTTACGAAGAAGAATGCAAACACGGCAACACAGATAGCCGCCAGCAAACGGGTATCAATGCCACCCACTGCGCCAAAGACACCTGGCATGAAGGTCAACATCAAGACCACTGCCAGAATGCCAAAAAAGACAACTTTAATGGGCAAGTCCTGATGAGTACGCGGTTCTTTGGCAACCTGCTCTTTCGAGGTATGAGTGTCTTCGTCTACCTGCTTTACGATATTTTTCGCACCGACCTTAAAACTCTCGATCATAACCGGAACGCTTTTTATCAGAGTAATGATACCAGCCGTGGCAACTGCGCCGGCTCCAATATAGCGCACATAGCGAGACCAGATTTCACCGGTCGACATCTCGGAAATCAGCTTGACGGTTTCAGGGAAGAAAGGTGTGGTCTGGGTATCGCCCCAATAGGCAATGGCCGGAATGATAATGATGGCCGATAACAGCCCACCGCCCACCATGACCCAGGCAATGCGAGGGCCGAGAATGTAACCCACCCCAAATAAGGCGGCAGAAAGGTCAATGCCAATGGCACCTTTTTTCAGGAAAGGAATTTTAACCGCAGCATAATCAGGAATGACTTTAATCCAGGAAGTAAGCGTCTTGAACAGAGCTGCCGCCCCCATACCGTAGAAAATGTATTTCGCTTTATTACCACCCACTTCATTCGCTACTAAAACTTCTGCGCAGGCAGTACCTTCTGGATAAGGCAGTTTGCCGTGTTCCCGCTCAATCAGAAACTTACGCAGCGGAATCATAAACAGAATACCAATCACACCACCACTCATGGCCAGAATAGTCATCTGCAATAAGTCAGGAGCAACACCCCACATAAAGAGTGCCGGCAAGGTAAAGATAACCCCACTGGCTAGAGAGCTAGATGCCGACCCCGTCGTTTGAGCAATATTGGTTTCCAGAATAGTGCTACCAATTCCGAACTTGGACAGAATCTTAAATACCGCTACCGCCATCACCGCAACCGGAATCGAGGTGCTGATGGTCAGGCCCGCTCTGAGGCCCAGATAGGCATTGGCTGCACCAAAGATAATGCCAAATAGAATGCCCAGTCCAACCGCCTTAAAGGTAAACTCTGCGATATTCTCTTCTGCCGGAACATACGGCTTATAGGTTTCTCCCTCTTTTAAAGGGACATATGCTTTGGCATCTAAGCCTTTATTATTCTTTGGCAAGGGTCTTTCCTCTCAAAGCCTTCATTGATATGTGGCTTATTAAATAGACGGCTAACAGCTCTGTCAAATCAGAAACCAGCCGGTTAAGTGTTTAATCCAGGATAAATGTGTCTTCTAGTGGCTAAAAAGCCATTAAAAGCTAGATAAATCAATAAACAGCGAGGTACTTTTTTGGCCAAATATGGTATCTTTATGCCCCTGTTTGACGGCCTACAGGCACGTTTCTGTCAATGTCATTTAGACGAACATATTTTGCGGCCTGGTATACACATTACATTTCAGTTAGGAGAAAAACATGAGATCCCCTAAAGTCAGCATCATCATGGGCTCTCAGTCCGATTGGAACAGCATGCAACATGCGACAACGGTACTGGATGAGCTGAAAGTACCTTACGAGACAAAAATTGTCTCCGCCCATCGTACACCCAAGCGTCTGTATGAATTTTGTGATGCTGCTGCTGACCGTGGTATTGAAGTGATTATTGCAGGTGCTGGCGGTTCTGCCCACCTCGCGGGTATGGCTGCAGCAATGACCTGGTTGCCTGTGATCGCTGTTCCAATGTCGAGCAAGCAACTCAAAGGGATGGACAGTCTCCTTTCTATGGTTCAAATGCCAAAAGGCGTGGCCGTTGCCTGTCAGGCGATTGGTGATGCCGGAGCTTTTAATGCAGGTCTATTAGCAACCCAAATATTAGCCTTACATGATCGCGAACTTAGAAGCGCGCTTCAGGACTGGAGAGCAAACCAGACTGCTTCAGTTGCCGAGGAGGTTGCTCGATGAGCACAACGACTGGCGGAAGATTGGTAAGCTCACCCGAGTACAAAA
Coding sequences:
- the carB gene encoding carbamoyl-phosphate synthase large subunit, whose product is MPKRTDIESILILGAGPIIIGQACEFDYSGAQACKALREEGYRVILVNSNPATIMTDPNMADVTYIEPIQWEVVAKIIEKEKPDAILPTMGGQTALNCALDLASRGVLEIHGVEMIGATREAIDKAEDRELFAKAMSKIGLDQPRQQVAHSLKDAWEVQKEVGFPCIIRPSFTMGGTGGGIAYNKEEFEEICLRGLDLSPTNELLIDESLIGWKEYEMEVVRDKNDNCIIICSIENFDPMGVHTGDSITVAPAQTLTDKEYQRMRDASLAVLREIGVETGGSNVQFAINPENGRMTIIEMNPRVSRSSALASKATGFPIAKVAAKLAVGYTLDELQNEITGGKTPASFEPSIDYVVTKIPRFNFEKFPNVDKTLTTQMKSVGEVMAIGRNFQESLQKALRGLEVGSSGFEPKLAEDDESWVDTLRQNLRVPGSDRIWYIGDAFRKGWSLDEVFELTGIDKWFLIQIQEIIHIEENLKDKSFSELNADLMRQIKRRGFSDQRLADIFATSEKEIRKLRKELGVLPVFKRVDTCAAEFATSTAYMYSTYEEECEANPTDREKIMILGGGPNRIGQGIEFDYCCVHAAFAMRDDGYETIMVNCNPETVSTDYDTSDRLYFEPLTLEDVLAIVDIEKPKGVIVHYGGQTPLKLARDLEAAGVPIIGTSPDAIDRAEDRERFQRAINRLGLLQPPNRTARNMEEGVRLAEEIGYPLVVRPSYVLGGRAMEIVYNEEELRRYMNDAVSVSNESPVLLDRFLDDAIEVDVDAIFDGENILIGGIMEHIEQAGVHSGDSACSIPPFSLSKEVQDELRRQMLVMAKELKVRGLMNAQFAIQGERIFILEVNPRASRTVPFVSKATGTPMAKVAASVMAGKTLAETGYTKEIIPRYFSVKEPVFPFNKFPGSDPILGPEMKSTGEAMGVGKTFGDAFYKAKLGGGQAVPDSGQVIISVREADRVGLPAVARSLAEQGFELLATGGTARAIREAGIPCQRINKMFEGRPHIVDYIKNGEVDYIINTTEGKQAIADSFLIRRSALQYKVPYTTTLAGAVASCAAMKENGRGQIHSVQELHTQVDER
- the carA gene encoding glutamine-hydrolyzing carbamoyl-phosphate synthase small subunit; this encodes MEVSLLEQESQLLLRPAQQPAILVLEDGSVFHGVSIGYEGHAVGEVVFNTAMTGYQEILTDPSYAKQMVTLTYPHIGNTGANSEDVESTNIWAEALIIRDLPLLHSNYRSEESLSDYLKRHKKVGIADIDTRRLTRILRDKGALSGCIIAGEAPDADKALELAKEFPGLKGMDLAKVVSTKETYQWQDSTWSLEEGYGKLKEAKFKVVAYDYGAKHNILRMLVERGCDLTVVPAQTPASEVLAMNPDGVFLSNGPGDPEPCDYAIKAIQKILETNIPVFGICLGHQLLALASGGKTAKMKFGHHGANHPVQNVEDGTVMITSQNHGFAADEKSLPDNLKATHRSLFDGTLQGIHRTDKPAFSFQGHPEASPGPHDAAPLFDHFIELMEQHKA
- the dapB gene encoding 4-hydroxy-tetrahydrodipicolinate reductase, giving the protein MTPIVINACTGRMGQELLKAAIDDSQIEIVGAMAREQHKKLGTDIGYLVGKEPQGVFVGDGLSVTLNERKVLIDFSLPDHSIETLSHAVSANSPVVIGTTGFSEQQKAAISEAAKSIPIVFAANYSVGVNSLLGLVKQATQLLGDKADIEIFESHHKHKKDSPSGTALALGEAVADTKGQDLNDVAEWARHGIGERESGAIGFSVMRAGDIVGTHEVVFALNGELVTLRHEAQTRQCFAQGAIEAAKWLLGKPAGLYDMQDVLGLKD
- a CDS encoding arylesterase, which produces MKLLKQYLLILAVLIAGLLLSACSDPKLKPLSSGATIVAFGDSLTEGVGASRSASYPSQLAQITGLNVINAGISGETTDRGLARFEDVLEQHNPELVILLEGGNDILRNHSQIQTKQNLANMIDIANQRNVQVLLIGVPEKNLFSAVADLYDELAEEYQLAYMRGELSDLLKTSKYKSDQIHLNAQGYRLLAEQIAETLEAEGALE